A single genomic interval of Neosynechococcus sphagnicola sy1 harbors:
- a CDS encoding DUF2726 domain-containing protein — MADELITKAVIPYGARVCPKVGLKDILDISNSGIGKQEYSYALKAHIDFCVINSDDYVEFGVEIDEKHHLSNPEDISKDKLKNELCSKLGLPLLRISNKSLKRIKKLELIAWLVSYYFAFRELSKNKTNLGAPRKIQSKLSHIKETMRSLSIRLVIHSQLWDNKAFGI, encoded by the coding sequence TTGGCTGATGAACTAATTACCAAAGCAGTCATCCCCTATGGTGCAAGAGTTTGTCCTAAGGTTGGTCTAAAAGATATTCTTGATATTTCTAATTCAGGGATTGGCAAACAAGAATATTCCTATGCACTCAAGGCTCATATTGATTTCTGTGTTATCAATAGCGATGATTATGTTGAATTTGGTGTTGAAATAGATGAAAAGCACCATCTATCTAATCCAGAAGATATTAGCAAGGATAAACTAAAGAATGAATTATGCTCTAAACTGGGCTTGCCTTTACTACGTATTAGCAATAAATCTCTTAAAAGAATCAAAAAGCTTGAACTTATAGCTTGGTTGGTATCTTACTACTTTGCTTTTAGAGAATTATCAAAAAACAAGACGAACTTAGGGGCACCTCGAAAAATTCAGTCAAAGCTGTCTCACATCAAGGAAACAATGAGATCATTGAGCATTAGACTAGTCATCCATTCACAGCTATGGGACAACAAAGCCTTTGGGATCTAG
- a CDS encoding HNH endonuclease → MDSDELREVAGGITEWARRVRELRSEEGYQIQTHNDRGDLRPGQYILEDPKPIPAFERAISKETRAYVLDRNGFTCQMCGAVAGESHPYDLTRKTRLHIGHIVDKSQGGTDDPSNLRAICSVCNEGASNLTLERPSNLKLLAQVRRAKGSDQIELLKWLVRKYPKQTKEFLGEEDT, encoded by the coding sequence ATGGACTCTGATGAACTTAGGGAGGTGGCTGGAGGTATCACAGAATGGGCAAGGCGAGTAAGAGAACTGCGGTCAGAAGAAGGGTATCAAATTCAAACTCATAACGATAGAGGCGATCTAAGACCTGGGCAATACATTCTTGAAGATCCTAAGCCAATCCCCGCTTTTGAAAGAGCAATTTCCAAGGAGACTCGTGCTTACGTTCTCGATAGAAATGGATTTACGTGTCAGATGTGTGGTGCTGTAGCAGGAGAGTCACATCCCTATGATCTCACAAGAAAGACACGGTTGCATATTGGGCATATAGTGGACAAGTCCCAAGGAGGGACTGACGATCCATCCAATCTCCGTGCGATTTGCTCTGTGTGTAATGAAGGTGCTTCAAATTTAACTTTGGAAAGACCTTCAAACCTAAAACTTCTAGCACAGGTTAGACGAGCTAAAGGAAGTGATCAAATTGAGCTTCTTAAGTGGCTTGTTCGGAAGTATCCAAAACAAACTAAAGAGTTCCTGGGCGAAGAAGACACCTAA
- a CDS encoding DNA cytosine methyltransferase: MAQVTCLEICAGAGGQALGLEQSGFEPQALVEIDSVCCNTLRLNRPHWNIVEGDLREFEGKSFTGVDLLAGGVPCPPFSKAGKQLGKEDDRDLFPEALRLVDECKPRAVMLENVRGFLDAVFEDYRVNLKRQLEKMGYIADWRLLNASDFGVSQLRPRVVIVAIRQDLAGNFSWPQSYGQNPPTVGELLYKQMASRGWKGVDKWKQQADDIAPTIVGGSKKHGGPDLGPTRAKRAWASLGVDGMGVANEPPGKDFVGMPKLTVEMVAKIQGFPDDWHFTGKKTPAYRQVGNAFPPPVAHAVAQEVFNCLTSKKIFAIAS, translated from the coding sequence ATGGCTCAAGTGACATGCTTAGAAATCTGCGCTGGTGCTGGTGGTCAAGCTTTAGGACTAGAGCAGAGTGGCTTTGAGCCTCAAGCACTGGTTGAGATTGATAGTGTCTGTTGTAATACTCTCAGGCTTAATCGACCTCACTGGAACATTGTAGAAGGCGATCTTAGAGAATTTGAAGGCAAATCATTCACAGGTGTTGATTTGCTAGCAGGTGGCGTACCTTGTCCACCATTTTCAAAAGCAGGCAAGCAACTAGGCAAAGAAGATGACCGCGATCTTTTTCCCGAAGCGTTGAGGTTAGTAGATGAATGCAAGCCTCGTGCTGTCATGCTAGAAAACGTTCGAGGATTTTTGGATGCTGTTTTTGAAGACTACCGAGTCAACTTAAAGCGACAGCTCGAAAAGATGGGATATATAGCTGATTGGAGGTTGCTGAATGCCTCTGATTTTGGTGTGTCGCAACTAAGACCTCGTGTTGTGATAGTAGCCATACGACAAGATTTAGCAGGCAATTTCTCATGGCCTCAATCTTACGGCCAAAATCCACCCACTGTCGGAGAGCTTTTATACAAACAAATGGCATCTCGCGGATGGAAAGGCGTTGATAAGTGGAAACAGCAAGCTGATGATATTGCCCCTACGATTGTAGGAGGTTCTAAGAAGCATGGTGGACCTGACTTAGGCCCTACTCGTGCTAAGCGAGCTTGGGCAAGTTTGGGTGTGGATGGTATGGGAGTTGCCAACGAGCCACCTGGTAAGGATTTTGTGGGAATGCCCAAGCTGACAGTAGAAATGGTTGCTAAAATTCAAGGTTTTCCTGATGACTGGCATTTCACTGGTAAAAAGACACCAGCATACCGCCAAGTGGGGAATGCCTTTCCGCCACCCGTAGCTCACGCTGTCGCACAAGAAGTCTTTAACTGCTTAACATCCAAAAAGATATTTGCAATTGCCAGTTGA
- a CDS encoding S8 family peptidase: protein MPDSSEQFPHISLRLVKEGIASAPPGGGGRVSATTLANRGDAGGHGNKLKSSIDLIAINWQEEKKRREEEGKPELPDAVSFILQVDPDLFDADALKSFGIEVVADLEQGYIIGASADTELSELRKKIEQFINSQRGGGKVPEIWQILEGTQRPEYILSDNLKAEWDRILEQQEYIADIGVACINVQEQYSRCPKRKENESNEKYQQRVNRWLGKHNLSPEEWDDLYSERTNQLQKFINQYNGEILRNIAGEEIGISRLPDSFSCRIRILGKGLKDLVLNFPYIFDVSEPDEFSLPSVIPNGSESDRELFILEPPDPNAPKVCVIDSGIQELHPKLRAAIDSHHSKSWVPGELDMTADYVRGGGHGTRVAGAVLYPRGILPTGRQQAICWIQNARILDGSNQLPKKLFPPEVLEEIVRFYHHHTRTRIFNHSVAGISPCRTQSMTPWAAAIDKLAWEKDVLFIVAAGNIEANASFVTRPSISAHMQAGRIYPNYLLAPSARVANPAQSFQALTVGSVAHIAYQNPPLKSIAEAGFPSSFSCSGLGIWSTIKPEVVEYGGDYVIDSPTSPSFTKPESVCPELVRSTLYGGKAVSSDAVGTSFAAPKVTHIAATLAATFPQESTLLYRALIVQSARLPTWTNESVVKLYQGIRTMGYGIPDLDRALGNSLNRITLKTQGSEIIRARQAKVYQVQIPEVLLREGEGFDILIEITLSYVAEPRRTRRHRRKYLSTWLDWTCSKKGEDPQKFLDRVLQEYNEAPEDADEGEGLFRWTLGKRQFRPNGDDQRKPKGIDGIVKEVSRSTGTVQKDWAIVQSYDLREGFCVAVVGHEGWNNDPEATVPYSLVVSFEAINSEIAIYDAFVQIQQPLQVQQEVRLSVS, encoded by the coding sequence ATGCCTGATAGCTCGGAACAATTTCCTCACATTTCACTTCGCCTAGTCAAAGAAGGGATAGCCTCTGCTCCACCAGGTGGTGGTGGCAGAGTTTCTGCAACTACCTTGGCTAATAGGGGAGATGCAGGCGGGCATGGTAACAAGCTGAAATCCTCAATTGATCTTATCGCCATAAACTGGCAAGAGGAGAAGAAAAGACGTGAGGAAGAGGGCAAACCTGAATTGCCAGATGCAGTATCCTTCATACTACAAGTAGATCCTGATTTATTTGATGCAGATGCTTTAAAGAGTTTTGGAATTGAGGTCGTTGCAGATTTAGAACAGGGTTATATTATTGGAGCTTCAGCCGACACAGAGCTTTCAGAACTTAGAAAGAAGATTGAGCAATTTATTAACTCTCAGAGGGGCGGAGGTAAAGTTCCAGAAATTTGGCAGATCTTAGAAGGAACTCAACGCCCAGAGTATATTCTTTCTGACAACCTTAAAGCTGAATGGGATCGAATTCTGGAGCAACAGGAGTATATTGCAGATATTGGTGTTGCCTGCATAAACGTACAAGAGCAATATTCAAGATGCCCTAAACGTAAGGAAAATGAGAGTAACGAAAAATATCAGCAACGAGTAAATAGATGGTTAGGCAAGCACAATTTGTCTCCTGAGGAATGGGATGACTTATATTCAGAACGTACGAACCAACTCCAAAAATTTATCAACCAGTATAATGGCGAAATCCTGAGAAATATAGCTGGTGAAGAAATAGGCATTTCACGGCTGCCAGATAGTTTCTCTTGCCGCATTCGGATTCTTGGAAAAGGATTAAAAGATCTTGTTCTCAATTTTCCGTATATTTTTGATGTCAGTGAACCCGATGAATTTAGTCTTCCTTCAGTGATACCCAATGGGTCTGAATCTGATCGGGAACTATTTATACTAGAACCTCCCGATCCTAACGCGCCCAAAGTTTGCGTAATCGATAGTGGTATTCAGGAACTTCATCCTAAATTACGGGCTGCAATCGATTCCCATCATTCCAAATCATGGGTGCCCGGAGAACTTGATATGACTGCTGACTATGTTCGAGGAGGTGGGCATGGTACTAGAGTTGCTGGTGCTGTTCTTTACCCTCGTGGGATTCTTCCAACAGGTCGTCAGCAAGCGATATGTTGGATTCAAAACGCTAGGATTCTTGATGGTAGCAATCAGCTACCTAAAAAACTATTTCCTCCTGAAGTGCTGGAAGAAATTGTGAGATTTTACCATCACCACACTAGAACTCGTATTTTTAATCACTCAGTTGCAGGAATCTCTCCTTGTCGAACTCAATCCATGACTCCTTGGGCAGCCGCAATAGATAAGCTGGCTTGGGAAAAAGATGTTTTATTCATTGTCGCTGCGGGCAACATTGAGGCGAATGCAAGCTTTGTTACTCGACCATCCATTTCCGCACATATGCAAGCTGGGCGGATCTATCCAAATTATCTATTAGCCCCCTCTGCACGAGTCGCGAACCCTGCCCAAAGTTTTCAAGCATTGACGGTAGGTTCGGTTGCTCACATTGCTTATCAGAATCCTCCACTTAAATCAATAGCAGAAGCAGGCTTTCCTTCTTCATTTTCTTGTTCAGGATTAGGAATTTGGAGCACTATCAAACCAGAAGTAGTAGAGTACGGAGGAGACTATGTAATTGACTCACCTACCTCACCAAGTTTCACCAAACCAGAGTCCGTTTGTCCTGAGCTAGTGCGATCCACACTTTATGGGGGTAAAGCTGTCAGCTCTGACGCTGTTGGCACTTCCTTTGCTGCCCCAAAAGTAACTCATATTGCAGCCACTTTAGCAGCGACATTTCCCCAAGAGAGTACTTTGTTATATCGTGCGCTCATTGTCCAATCAGCACGTCTACCCACTTGGACAAATGAGTCAGTTGTAAAACTCTATCAAGGAATTAGAACAATGGGCTATGGAATCCCCGATCTTGATAGAGCCTTGGGTAATTCTCTCAATCGTATAACTTTGAAAACTCAAGGTAGTGAAATTATCCGCGCTCGGCAAGCCAAAGTTTATCAAGTCCAAATACCAGAAGTTCTTTTAAGGGAAGGTGAAGGCTTTGATATTTTGATTGAAATTACTCTGTCCTACGTCGCTGAACCTCGCCGTACTCGTCGGCATCGGAGAAAATATTTATCAACATGGCTTGATTGGACATGCAGTAAAAAAGGAGAAGATCCTCAAAAGTTTTTAGACAGGGTACTCCAGGAATACAATGAAGCCCCAGAAGATGCTGACGAAGGTGAAGGTTTATTTCGTTGGACTCTTGGTAAGAGACAATTCAGACCTAATGGTGATGATCAGCGAAAACCAAAAGGAATTGATGGAATCGTGAAAGAGGTTTCCAGAAGTACAGGAACCGTGCAGAAAGACTGGGCAATAGTGCAGTCTTATGATTTGCGTGAGGGTTTCTGTGTCGCGGTGGTTGGGCATGAAGGGTGGAATAATGATCCAGAAGCAACTGTTCCCTACTCTTTAGTTGTCAGTTTTGAGGCTATCAACTCAGAAATTGCAATTTATGATGCGTTTGTTCAGATTCAGCAACCTCTACAAGTACAGCAGGAAGTACGTTTGAGTGTTTCCTAA
- a CDS encoding ATP-binding protein, with translation MLKRLFRAVASDDSQAIQSMLSVVVEEERKLGHINLADQLESILRKSTRLTKSENPSTVPHKGSPATTSEDTASKVPDARPLTLLSSKHRFNHPFIVTIPRDSLRHHMILSDAVETRFRRVEREYAARDRLAHHGLRYRQKILLYGSPGCGKTMGAERIAWNTGLSLVKVRFDAMVSSYLGETATNLREVFETAASSPCLLFIDECDALAKSREDSQEVGEIKRVVNTFLQLLDEYEASNGLLVAATNLTKFLDEAVWRRFDDAIEVPKPTESEIEAILKQTLSSVEVGSIDWNLVVQKMVNFSAAQVVRVSQDAAKRAILDREELVIQEHLEESIQDVLASHA, from the coding sequence GTGCTAAAGCGTTTATTTCGTGCTGTTGCCAGTGATGATTCACAGGCGATACAGAGTATGCTGTCCGTTGTTGTAGAAGAAGAACGCAAGTTAGGGCATATCAACCTTGCTGATCAATTGGAAAGCATTCTCCGAAAAAGCACCCGTCTTACTAAATCTGAAAATCCATCAACAGTTCCTCATAAAGGCAGTCCTGCAACGACTTCAGAAGACACTGCATCTAAAGTACCTGATGCAAGACCGCTCACACTCTTATCAAGTAAGCACAGGTTTAATCATCCGTTCATTGTTACTATTCCTCGTGATAGTTTGCGGCATCATATGATCCTCTCTGATGCTGTTGAAACACGATTCCGTCGTGTTGAGCGGGAATATGCTGCTCGTGATCGGCTTGCTCATCATGGTTTGCGATACCGTCAAAAGATCTTACTTTATGGATCTCCGGGTTGCGGCAAAACTATGGGAGCCGAACGTATTGCTTGGAATACCGGATTATCTTTAGTCAAGGTTCGCTTTGATGCAATGGTGTCCTCCTACTTAGGAGAAACTGCTACTAACTTACGTGAAGTATTTGAAACTGCTGCTTCATCTCCTTGTTTGCTTTTTATTGATGAATGTGACGCACTAGCCAAATCCCGTGAAGATAGCCAAGAGGTTGGTGAGATTAAGCGTGTAGTCAATACATTTCTTCAACTACTTGACGAGTATGAAGCCTCAAATGGCTTACTTGTGGCAGCAACTAATTTAACCAAATTTCTTGATGAAGCTGTTTGGCGAAGGTTTGATGATGCTATTGAAGTACCAAAACCAACAGAATCAGAAATTGAAGCTATTCTTAAACAAACACTCTCCTCTGTTGAAGTTGGTTCAATCGATTGGAACTTAGTTGTTCAGAAAATGGTGAATTTTTCGGCTGCACAAGTTGTCAGGGTTTCTCAGGATGCTGCAAAACGAGCCATCCTAGATCGAGAAGAGTTAGTTATTCAAGAACATTTAGAAGAGTCAATTCAAGACGTTTTAGCTTCTCATGCCTGA
- a CDS encoding Y-family DNA polymerase translates to MFALVDCNNFYVSCERVFNPKLWGQPVVVLSNNDGCVVARSPEAKALGIKMGVPVFQIQPLIQKHQIQVFSSNYALYGDMSQRVMMLLEQFAPEMEIYSIDEAFLDLPFRHRDLTAYGQEIRRKILQWTGIPVSVGIGCTKSLAKIANRVAKKSSTANGVFDISSCSDPDEVLAATEVEDIWGIGRRYSKWLRSVGIETAFQLRDSDPALIRQKMGVVGIRLLQELQGESCLPLDLCPMPKQETCVSRSFGRPIETLPELKEAIALYTSKAAEKLRRQQQAATILMVFARTSLFQEHPYSNSTTLTLPVVTNLTPELLGFALQGAEVVYCPGQRYKKAGVMMMGLVPEHQRQMGLFDSLDRERHQKLMQVIDRLNNQMGAGTLQYGAVGLKTAWRLQANRRSPQYTTRWQDLPLIN, encoded by the coding sequence ATGTTTGCTCTGGTAGATTGCAACAATTTCTATGTCTCCTGCGAACGGGTGTTTAACCCAAAGCTATGGGGACAGCCAGTGGTAGTACTGTCGAATAACGACGGGTGCGTGGTGGCAAGATCCCCTGAGGCGAAAGCCCTGGGCATCAAGATGGGGGTGCCAGTCTTTCAGATTCAACCCTTGATTCAGAAGCATCAGATCCAGGTGTTTTCTTCCAATTACGCCCTCTATGGCGATATGTCCCAGCGAGTAATGATGCTGTTGGAACAGTTTGCACCCGAAATGGAAATTTACTCCATTGATGAGGCATTTCTGGACTTACCTTTTAGGCACCGTGACCTGACGGCTTATGGACAGGAAATCCGACGTAAGATTTTGCAGTGGACTGGAATTCCGGTATCCGTTGGAATCGGCTGTACCAAGTCCCTGGCAAAGATTGCTAATCGAGTCGCCAAGAAATCCTCCACCGCCAATGGCGTATTTGATATCTCCTCCTGCTCAGATCCCGATGAGGTTCTGGCAGCAACGGAGGTTGAGGACATTTGGGGCATTGGTCGGCGCTATAGCAAATGGCTGCGTTCTGTGGGCATTGAAACCGCATTTCAACTGCGAGATAGCGACCCAGCTTTGATTCGCCAGAAAATGGGGGTTGTGGGCATCCGTTTGCTTCAAGAGTTGCAGGGAGAATCCTGTCTGCCACTAGATTTATGCCCAATGCCCAAACAGGAAACCTGTGTCTCTCGTTCGTTTGGTCGCCCGATTGAGACTTTGCCTGAACTTAAAGAAGCGATCGCCCTTTATACTTCCAAAGCCGCTGAGAAACTCCGACGACAGCAGCAGGCGGCGACTATCCTGATGGTGTTTGCTCGTACCAGTCTGTTTCAGGAGCATCCCTACTCCAATTCCACAACCTTGACCCTGCCCGTAGTTACCAACCTCACACCGGAACTACTGGGCTTTGCCTTGCAGGGGGCAGAAGTTGTGTATTGCCCTGGGCAACGCTACAAAAAAGCCGGGGTTATGATGATGGGTTTAGTACCGGAGCATCAGCGACAGATGGGGCTCTTTGACTCCCTGGATCGAGAACGGCACCAGAAGTTAATGCAGGTGATTGACCGCCTTAATAACCAGATGGGAGCCGGAACTCTCCAGTATGGGGCTGTGGGACTCAAAACCGCATGGCGGCTGCAGGCAAATCGGCGTTCTCCCCAGTACACTACCCGCTGGCAAGATCTGCCCCTCATCAACTAA
- a CDS encoding LexA family protein: protein MDSKLIVEQVFSPDRSTVCALPLYMTPVTAGFPSPAEDYIEGRLDLNQYLIKHPAATFFVRVSGDSMKGAGIHPGDLLVVDRALEPTEGRIIIAVVNGELTVKRLRRRKGRLFLIPDNQNYPDLEIDEAMDFQVWGVVTNVIHPL, encoded by the coding sequence ATGGATTCTAAACTCATTGTTGAGCAGGTTTTCTCACCAGATCGCTCAACCGTCTGTGCCTTACCGCTGTACATGACTCCGGTGACGGCTGGCTTCCCCTCCCCGGCAGAGGACTACATCGAAGGCAGGCTTGATCTAAATCAGTATCTGATTAAGCATCCTGCTGCTACCTTTTTCGTGCGGGTAAGTGGCGATTCCATGAAGGGAGCGGGGATTCATCCTGGCGATCTGCTGGTGGTAGACCGCGCCCTAGAGCCAACGGAGGGGCGGATTATTATTGCGGTGGTCAATGGTGAATTGACCGTCAAACGACTCAGACGACGTAAAGGCAGACTATTTCTGATCCCGGATAATCAGAACTACCCGGATCTGGAAATTGATGAGGCTATGGACTTCCAGGTCTGGGGGGTGGTAACCAATGTGATCCATCCCCTCTAA
- a CDS encoding HigA family addiction module antitoxin, translating to MRTVPPVSPGEMLEEEFLKPLGLTKYRLAKDIGVPAQRIGDIVAGKRAITADTDLRLCRYFGLSDGWWLRGQTNYDLAIARESMGEVLARISRCKLLV from the coding sequence ATGCGCACTGTTCCCCCTGTTTCTCCGGGCGAAATGCTGGAAGAAGAGTTTCTGAAGCCACTCGGTCTTACGAAGTATCGTCTTGCTAAGGATATCGGTGTGCCAGCTCAGCGCATAGGCGATATCGTCGCTGGCAAGCGTGCGATCACTGCTGATACTGACCTCCGGTTATGTCGCTACTTTGGACTTAGCGATGGTTGGTGGCTTCGTGGTCAGACGAACTACGATCTTGCAATTGCGCGTGAATCTATGGGTGAAGTGCTGGCTCGAATCTCTCGTTGCAAGCTACTGGTGTAA
- a CDS encoding type II toxin-antitoxin system RelE/ParE family toxin: MAIKSFKCKDTEALFAGKRVGRWVNVERPALRKLEQLNWSSVLEDLRVPPGNRLEALKGDRKGQHSIRINDQWRVCFVWTSEGAKDVEIVDYH; encoded by the coding sequence ATGGCGATCAAGAGCTTCAAGTGCAAGGACACCGAGGCCCTCTTCGCTGGCAAGCGTGTAGGTCGTTGGGTTAACGTCGAGCGTCCGGCTCTGCGAAAACTTGAGCAGCTTAATTGGTCGTCTGTCTTGGAAGATCTACGCGTACCACCTGGCAATCGACTCGAAGCCTTGAAAGGTGATAGGAAAGGTCAGCACAGCATCCGCATCAATGATCAATGGCGCGTGTGCTTTGTGTGGACTTCCGAAGGCGCGAAAGACGTGGAGATCGTTGACTACCATTGA
- a CDS encoding helicase-related protein, which produces MSAGSVAGRRAMLAHRDARAIALGTEGKLRVLADLLAQHAPERILIFTNDNATVYRISQDFLIPAITHQTPVKERHRILERFRQGDYKTLVTSHVLNEGVDVPEAQIAIILSGTGSTREYIQRLGRVLRQGSRPDKLAWLYEVVAAETSEEQTSQRRHRGDSPTPQTKSLAQPLQQQRSLQLVPPTYAPAEIPVYRVAEETGDWDNPAIDRSAQDTDPCPPVIQ; this is translated from the coding sequence GTGAGTGCGGGTTCTGTTGCCGGACGACGGGCGATGCTAGCTCACCGGGATGCCCGGGCGATCGCCTTGGGCACCGAGGGAAAATTACGGGTTCTGGCTGACCTGCTGGCTCAACATGCTCCGGAACGGATCTTGATTTTCACCAATGACAATGCCACGGTCTATCGAATTTCTCAAGATTTTCTGATTCCGGCAATTACCCATCAAACCCCCGTCAAGGAACGCCACCGGATTTTAGAACGATTTCGCCAGGGAGATTACAAAACCCTGGTCACCTCCCATGTGCTCAATGAAGGGGTAGACGTTCCTGAGGCGCAGATTGCGATTATTCTGTCGGGAACTGGCTCCACCCGTGAGTATATCCAACGTTTGGGGCGGGTGCTGCGCCAGGGAAGTCGCCCCGATAAGCTGGCATGGCTCTATGAAGTCGTTGCGGCAGAAACCTCCGAGGAACAGACATCCCAACGGCGACACAGGGGCGACTCCCCCACTCCCCAGACAAAATCCCTGGCGCAACCCCTCCAACAACAGCGCTCCTTACAGTTGGTGCCCCCCACCTATGCGCCGGCTGAGATCCCGGTCTATCGCGTCGCTGAAGAGACCGGAGATTGGGACAACCCAGCGATTGATCGGTCTGCCCAAGACACCGATCCATGCCCTCCAGTGATCCAGTGA
- a CDS encoding DEAD/DEAH box helicase family protein: MVRISTLTFDRGTLILHPPPKGKAWVDFATWDDRVERFRIPACHYSHLMTALQTAGVEFLDQATAFEEMTLTPRLEMQPYPHQQEALTAWKQAGCRGVVVLPTAAGKTYLAQLAMQATPRSTLIVVPTLDLMHQWYAHLVAAFPDSVVGLLGGGSRDRTPILIATYDSAAIHAETLGNRYGLLICDECHHLPSNFNRGIAELSIAPYRLGLTATPERTDGRHADLVALLGAEIYRKTAAELSGKALAPHEIVKIQVQLSTSERDRYTTLMKLRNEFFTIPKNLPGEPSGVAAICTGECGFCCRTTGDASSPGCPGDRLGHRGKITGSG; encoded by the coding sequence ATGGTTCGCATTTCTACCCTGACCTTTGACCGGGGCACCCTGATTCTCCATCCTCCCCCCAAAGGCAAAGCATGGGTTGACTTCGCCACCTGGGATGATCGGGTGGAGCGGTTTCGGATTCCCGCCTGCCACTATTCCCATCTAATGACGGCGCTGCAAACAGCGGGCGTGGAGTTTCTGGATCAGGCAACGGCCTTTGAAGAAATGACCTTAACTCCCCGCCTAGAAATGCAACCCTATCCCCACCAGCAGGAGGCGTTGACAGCCTGGAAACAGGCAGGGTGCCGGGGCGTTGTTGTGCTACCGACCGCTGCTGGTAAAACCTACCTGGCTCAACTGGCAATGCAGGCAACCCCTCGCAGCACCTTGATCGTGGTGCCCACCCTCGATTTGATGCACCAGTGGTATGCCCACCTGGTCGCGGCCTTCCCCGATAGTGTCGTCGGACTGCTGGGAGGGGGTTCCCGCGATCGCACCCCGATCTTAATTGCAACCTATGACAGTGCGGCCATCCATGCGGAGACCCTGGGAAATCGCTATGGACTGTTAATTTGTGATGAGTGCCATCACCTGCCTAGCAACTTCAACCGCGGGATTGCCGAGCTTTCCATAGCGCCCTATCGCTTGGGGTTAACGGCCACGCCGGAACGAACTGATGGCAGACATGCCGACCTAGTCGCTCTCCTGGGAGCAGAGATTTACCGCAAAACCGCCGCCGAACTCTCTGGCAAGGCATTGGCACCCCATGAAATTGTGAAAATTCAGGTGCAACTCTCCACCTCAGAGCGCGATCGCTACACCACCTTAATGAAGCTGCGGAATGAGTTTTTTACAATCCCAAAAAATTTACCTGGGGAGCCTTCAGGGGTGGCAGCGATTTGTACAGGTGAGTGCGGGTTCTGTTGCCGGACGACGGGCGATGCTAGCTCACCGGGATGCCCGGGCGATCGCCTTGGGCACCGAGGGAAAATTACGGGTTCTGGCTGA